One genomic window of Actinoplanes lobatus includes the following:
- a CDS encoding helix-turn-helix domain-containing protein, with product MGGPTPGPAIARALLSKDLRTLRDDRAASDVARAMHWSLSKLNRIENGKVTIGPVEVEALARHYGVDDPEELRRLVRLSVTSRQRMWWRDEHFAEDFTNFIAFEHDASHLYGYQATFIPPLLQIPEYALAVTSSVLRRPTRDRQVRTIVDVRLKRQESLRQRLDGDFPPSLSQVIDEAVLLRPVGGGDVMTAQLDHLAEMAKRPGIRIVVLPLRLGVHPGLGGTFELLTFTEDDDLDVVFIETPASDFLLTDREDTATFREITTELLDTDPSGDSLHRALTAAKATLRS from the coding sequence ATGGGTGGTCCGACGCCCGGCCCGGCGATCGCCCGGGCCCTCCTGTCCAAGGACCTGCGCACGCTGCGTGACGACCGCGCCGCATCCGACGTGGCCCGTGCCATGCACTGGTCACTGTCCAAGCTGAACCGGATCGAGAACGGTAAGGTCACCATCGGCCCGGTGGAGGTCGAGGCCCTGGCCAGGCACTACGGCGTGGACGATCCGGAGGAGCTGCGCCGCCTGGTGCGGCTCTCGGTCACCTCACGGCAGCGGATGTGGTGGCGCGACGAGCACTTCGCCGAGGATTTCACGAATTTCATCGCCTTCGAGCACGACGCCTCCCATTTGTACGGCTACCAGGCCACCTTCATCCCACCACTGCTGCAGATCCCGGAGTACGCGCTGGCCGTCACCTCCTCGGTGCTGCGCCGCCCCACCCGCGACCGCCAGGTCCGCACCATCGTCGACGTCCGGCTCAAACGGCAGGAGTCGCTGCGGCAGCGGCTCGACGGCGACTTCCCGCCGAGCCTCAGCCAGGTCATCGACGAGGCCGTCCTGCTGCGCCCGGTCGGCGGCGGTGACGTGATGACCGCCCAGCTCGACCATCTGGCCGAGATGGCGAAGCGGCCCGGCATCCGGATCGTCGTCCTGCCGTTGCGGCTCGGCGTCCACCCGGGTCTGGGCGGCACGTTCGAGCTGCTCACCTTCACCGAGGACGACGATCTGGACGTGGTCTTCATCGAGACCCCGGCCAGTGACTTCCTGCTCACCGACCGGGAGGACACCGCCACCTTCCGGGAGATCACCACCGAGCTGCTGGACACCGACCCGTCCGGCGACAGCCTGCACCGCGCGCTCACCGCGGCGAAGGCGACGCTGCGTTCCTGA
- a CDS encoding DUF397 domain-containing protein yields MDGLSGAPRWRKSSYSSSGACVEVAPLPERILVRDSKNPESAVLSFDRESFAAFIAGVAGGEFDRPR; encoded by the coding sequence ATGGACGGTCTTTCCGGGGCGCCGCGGTGGCGCAAGAGCTCGTACAGCAGCAGTGGAGCCTGCGTCGAGGTCGCGCCGCTACCCGAACGGATCCTGGTGCGGGACTCCAAGAATCCGGAGAGTGCGGTGCTGAGCTTCGACCGGGAGTCGTTCGCCGCCTTCATCGCGGGCGTGGCAGGCGGGGAGTTCGACCGCCCCCGCTGA